AGAAACCACATTTCCCGTGCTTTCTTTGGCCCAACCTAACAGAGAAAATGAGTAAACAGAATTATTGACGGATAAGTACAAATGTTATCTGGGCAAAAAACATATCCTTGTATTGAACATGCCCATCAGAGTTTTCAAAAACTGAACAAGCTGACCAGTTTGAGTTAACAAAAATGAAGCTTAATGGCTACTATGTTTTCACAAGTTTATGAAAACCAATGCAATGATAAGAGGATTGTCCAGCTCCAAAACTCACCAATCTGGACATTATCGAACTTCCATAGCCAGCATCAAAGCTTCCCACCTGCAATTTGCATAACTCGATCAGGTTTCTGACCCTAGTACTTCCGTATGCCATAGACACttaagttaagcaacaaatggagAACTGAAGAAGCAGAATTTAGATATATGCATCAAATGGTCACATCTGCAGATATAGCAATGCGAATTTCTAGCTTCTTTGCAGTTCCTATTGACAAGACATGGAAATGCTTGATTTTGCCTTTTGCAAATCTTATGAAAAACCAGTTTTGCATGCCAAAAATCAGCCATATATAAGTCTAACATTCTGCCAATTGGTCTCTCAACTCTATTATTGGTTTTAAAACTAGTTTTGTCCAACCACGTGCAGATATCTAAATATAACAATTCTTGTGAGCTTGCTGGGAGAAATCAGCAATTAAGTTAGAGTCTACTTCAGCTTATGCACAGTATACAATTCTCTTATATGCCAACATAAGACAGCAATATTGATAAAGCACCTTAGGACCTGTCTGACCAAAAATAGCATTTTCTGCAGCAATTGTTAGATCACAGACCATATGCAGCACATGTCCTCCCCCAATGGCATAACCTGCAACCTTGTTTCAAGGAGAAGATCATACATATAGAAAAACATTGAAAGAAATGTTACAGTAAAATCTGATTTTAAAAAGGCTGCCCAATTGACAAAGTAAAGCCTACCATAGCAATTACTGGTTTTGGTAGACGACGAATTTGCACCTGCAGAAAAGTAGGAAGAAACTATGATGAATAGAAAGCAGTGACCATATACAAGATATCATTACTACAAGTTTCTCATAAAGGATTTCTCTTCTGGTGTTTTGAGCTTAACATCATTAGATTGAGAGAACCAAAAGCAAGCGATTGTATGCAATCAAAATGTAGATTTTCATTGAATTCTAGTACTTGCCTGCAAATCTAAAACATTGAGGCGACCAAAACTTTCCTTATCAGCATAGCCATCTTTGCTTCTCATTGATTGGTCACCTCCACTGCAAAATGCCTTGGTACCCTGCTTAAAAGTATGTAAAACTTATTAACCTCTTGAATTGTTAGCCTGTGAGACCTAAAAAGAGAGGAGGCACTTAACTGTCACTGCATTAAACTGAAACTACTAAAATGGAACCTCCCATCCCCCTCCTCACCCTTTCCCAACATTTACTTTCTATGTTACCAGGGGAAAAACTCTAGAAAAGACTGCAAAATGAGCAATCATCAACTGCTCTTTTTGCATGGTTGATTATGTAATACCCTGTTCAAATATATGTGGATAAGTATCCGCCAACCTATCAGAGGATTTCCTCCTATAATTTTGTTACTTACAACACAAAATTTGACTGCACCATAAATTTGTTGATGAAGTTTGTCTCTTAAGTATGTCATATCTATGATCATGTATCAACGGGCACTGAGAAGGTACTAAGAAAAGGTTGGCAAATTGATGAATAAACTATACTCTAATACCATATTTCAGTCTATGCTACCTTCTTGAACTTGTACATTCATACGATGTAACTTCCAACTATTTAAGAAACCTATGACATAGTTTATGGAAATCTCAAACATGCTTGCAAGAAAGTTACCTTTCCTGTGAGAATTATGACCCCCACAGATCCATCATCCCTGGCATCATTAAATGCACGAATAAGTTCCTTAATTGTGTGTGGTCCAAAGGCATTTCTTTTCTCTGGCCTGTTAATTGTTATCTACAACTCACAATTGAAAGAACAGATCAAAGGCAGCTATTCAGCATAAATGATATACATATGCAATGATTTGGCAAAAGAAGCAATAGCACCTGAAACCAACCAAAATATTAGCTCTCAACTAGGAATAGAACCTTTTTATGTAGAAAACGAAGGTGAAATATAGTTCAGTGGATAAGGGCCTGTCTTCCTAATCTCGGAAAGAGGGTTGGATTTGTCCCGCATTCGCTTCCATAAAATTTAAAGAATTACCACAAATTAAGGTTCTATAAAGGTGAACATTTTCTTTAGTTCAATGTGGTTCTATAACTCCTTCCCTTCTTCCCTTTGGAACAAGAACATAATTGAAACTCTACACCACTCTCTTAGTAAAATGTTTCCACAAACAGCACGTAATTTTCTGAGGAGTATGACGAACTGAAACACTAACGCATGCAATTCCGTGTGAATTATTTTCCCTAATTGTTAATAGTACAAATGCAGCAActtgatgatgatttttttaACAGACCTTGGCAATGCCTTCTCCAACAGCTTTTTCATAAATAATGTCAGTAAACTCCTTGCCAGACTCATCACTAGCAATGAGTCTCCAAATTGGCTCATGAGTAGGGACTTCCCCATGCTTTTTGTGGTAGCTGTCGTCCATAGAAGAGCTGCAGCTTGAGAACCCAATTGCACTATCATGACTAGGATTGAAATG
This portion of the Coffea eugenioides isolate CCC68of chromosome 11, Ceug_1.0, whole genome shotgun sequence genome encodes:
- the LOC113754323 gene encoding 1,4-dihydroxy-2-naphthoyl-CoA synthase, peroxisomal yields the protein MAGMAGKDVETMRRRVASVASHLMPASHFNPSHDSAIGFSSCSSSMDDSYHKKHGEVPTHEPIWRLIASDESGKEFTDIIYEKAVGEGIAKITINRPEKRNAFGPHTIKELIRAFNDARDDGSVGVIILTGKGTKAFCSGGDQSMRSKDGYADKESFGRLNVLDLQVQIRRLPKPVIAMVAGYAIGGGHVLHMVCDLTIAAENAIFGQTGPKVGSFDAGYGSSIMSRLVGPKKAREMWFLTRFYTASEAEKMGLVNTVVPLEKLEEETVKWCREILRNSPTAIRVLKAALNAVDDGHAGLQELGGNATLIFYGTEEGNEGKNAYLQHRPPNFSKFPRLP